The genomic interval GCGCACGGCTTCGGCGAGTTCGGGCGGGATCAGGCCGAGTTCGCCGGCGATTTTCAGCAGGGCGATGTTGCCCAGATTGCCGGTGAGTTGCGGATGGTCGTGGGCGTAGCCGAGCACCAGGTACTGGACGATGAATTCGACATCGACCAGGCCGCCGCGATCGTGCTTGAGGTCGAACGTGGTCGCGGCCTGGGCGGCCGGGGTGGCGTGAGCGGCGTGCATTTTATGGCGCATGCCCGATACTTCGCGGCGCAGGGCGGCGCGGTCGCGCGGCTGGCGCAGAATTTCGTCGCGGATGTTCTCGAAGGCCGCGCCGATTTTTCGGTCGCCGGCGGAAAAGCGCGCGCGCGTCAGTGCCTGGTGCTCCCACACCCAGGCCGATTCGAGCTGGTACTGGCGCAAGGCGTCGAGCGAGACCACGGTGAGCCCGGATTCGCCATTCGGCCGCAGGCGCAGGTCGATGTCGAACAGGCTGCCGGCGGTCGTCTGGCTGGAGAGCCAGGTGTTGAGGCGGGTGGCCAGGCGAGCGTAGTTTTCTCCCGCGGCTGGATCGGGATCGTCCATGACGAAAATCAGGTCGAGATCGGAGGCATAGCCCAGTTCCTTGCCGCCCAGCTTGCCGTAGCTGATGATGGCAAAACGCGGGGTGTCGACATGCCGCCTGGCGATCTTGCGCCAAGCGTATTTGAGCGCGAGCTCGAGCATCAGGTCGGCCAGGGCGGAGAGGTGATCGGCGAGTTTTTCCACCGTCAGCACGCCGTCGATGTCCTGTACCAGCAGCCGGAACACCTGGCTGTGATGCGCCTCGCGCAGGAGGTTCATCTGCTGTTCGGTATCCGGCTCGGCGGCTTCCAGCGACAGCTCCAGCGATTGGCGAAATGCCTGCCAGTCGGGCGCGATATCGAGAATGCTCGGGTCGAGCAATTCGTCCAGCAGGATCGGGTGGGTCTTCAGGTATTCCGCCGCCCACAGCGAGGCGGCGGCAAGCTGGGCCAGCTTTTGCAGCGTCAGCGGGTATTGCAGCAGCAGCGACAGATAGGCCGGCCGGCGGCTGACGGCTTCGAGCAGGTCGAGCACGCGGAACAGCGCCGCATCCGGCCGGGTGGTTGCCGCGCAGGTTTCGATGACGTGCGGCATCAGGGCATCGAAGCGCTTGCGCGCCGGACTGGGCATCTGCTGATAGCGATTGCCGGCATGCAGCGCGGCGAGTCGGACGGCCACGCCGGCGCCATCGTGATAGCCCTGCGCCACCAGGCGTTCAGCCGTGCGATGGTTGCCGTCCGGCTGCGCATCCGCCAGGTCGCCGTGCCAGGGACCGTCATCCGTTTCGCGATTGCGGCCGAGGTGCGGATCGGCAAACACGGCGTCGAAATGCCGCGACACGATGGCGCGGTGGCCGTCGAGTTCGGCCAGCAGCGCCGCGTAGTCGGCATGGCCCATGGCGGCGGCAATCAGCGCCTGGTCGGCGGGCGGGTCGGGGAGCTCGTGGGTCTGCGCGTCGTCGAGATATTGCAGGCGGTGTTCGAGGCGGCGCAGAAAGCCATAGGCGGCGGCCAGTTCATCGGCCGATGCCTGGCTCAGTTGGCGGCGTTCGGCGAGCA from Sterolibacterium denitrificans carries:
- the glnE gene encoding bifunctional [glutamate--ammonia ligase]-adenylyl-L-tyrosine phosphorylase/[glutamate--ammonia-ligase] adenylyltransferase, which translates into the protein MPSTPTPADILHRILPWSRALARLLAARPALVDEIDSQLSAPLDSAGLLGFLPATLDEDSLKPALRHFKQRAYARLAARDLAGLASLGEVTESMTLIAETALATAQRVLMQALVARYGQPRSEAGEPQQLIVIGMGKLGGRELNVSSDIDLIFLYPENGQTDGTGSNGKHLDNFEFFTRLGRGLIGAIGEITEDGQVFRVDMRLRPNGDSGPLVCCFDMLENYFITQGREWERYAWIKARALPTAGESPHWPAWMSALEDLRRPFVFRKYLDFGSIEAMRELHVQIRREVARKDMADNIKLGPGGIREIEFIAQAFQLIRGGRDERLRIRPTLQVLPLLAERRQLSQASADELAAAYGFLRRLEHRLQYLDDAQTHELPDPPADQALIAAAMGHADYAALLAELDGHRAIVSRHFDAVFADPHLGRNRETDDGPWHGDLADAQPDGNHRTAERLVAQGYHDGAGVAVRLAALHAGNRYQQMPSPARKRFDALMPHVIETCAATTRPDAALFRVLDLLEAVSRRPAYLSLLLQYPLTLQKLAQLAAASLWAAEYLKTHPILLDELLDPSILDIAPDWQAFRQSLELSLEAAEPDTEQQMNLLREAHHSQVFRLLVQDIDGVLTVEKLADHLSALADLMLELALKYAWRKIARRHVDTPRFAIISYGKLGGKELGYASDLDLIFVMDDPDPAAGENYARLATRLNTWLSSQTTAGSLFDIDLRLRPNGESGLTVVSLDALRQYQLESAWVWEHQALTRARFSAGDRKIGAAFENIRDEILRQPRDRAALRREVSGMRHKMHAAHATPAAQAATTFDLKHDRGGLVDVEFIVQYLVLGYAHDHPQLTGNLGNIALLKIAGELGLIPPELAEAVRNAYRDYRRLQHGARLNNAKARVAPDNIAAHISAVRALWLQVFGSE